The Mycoplasmopsis caviae sequence AAACTATTATGAAAATATTCCGCCTGCATTAATTGACCGTGTTGAAATCATTGAATTGAACTCATATACAATTAATGAAAAGATTAAAATTGCTCGTGAGCACTTAATTGACTCAACAGTTGAACAAGCAGGAATTAAGAAAGAACAATTCAATATCGATGATAAAACATTAGAGTTTATTATTAAGCACTATACAGCTGAGGCAGGTGTTCGTGGTCTAAAGAGAAACCTAGACAAAATTGCCCGCAAGATTGTTACAAGAATTGTTGAAGGTGAAAAAATTTCTAAATTTACAATTGACAAAAATATTGCGATTGAAATGTTAGGCACACCTAAGTTTACTGACCACCAAGATACAAAGGAACCACAAGTTGGTGTTGTTAATGGATTAGCTTATACATCAATAGGCGGAACTACTTTACAAATTGAGGTTTCTAGTTTCAAGAGCAAAAATAGTGGCATTAAATTAACAGGTTCTCTAAAAGATGTTATGAAAGAGTCAGCAAACATAGCACTTTCATACATAAGGGCAAACGCTGAGAAGTTTGATATTAAAAACTTTGCTTTTGATGAGCGAGAAATTCATATTCACGTACCAGAAGGTGCAGTTCCTAAGGATGGCCCAAGTGCGGGTGTAACTTTCACAACTGCATTAGTTAGTGCTTTAAGCAATAAACCAGTTCCTCAAGACATTGCTATGACTGGCGAAATTACACTAAGAGGTCGTGTATTTGAAATAGGTGGACTAAAAGAAAAATCGTTTGCTGCATACAAAAAAGGAATTAAAACAGTGTTTATTCCAAAAGACAATGAAAAGAACATTGCAGATATTCCTGATGAAGTTAGAAAAGCAATAACTTTTATACCAGTTGAATCATATGATGAAATCTATCAACACATTTTTGCTAAACAAAAAAGCAATAATAACGTTGATGAAGAATCTACTAAAAAGCCTATAAAACAGTCAAAAACAAAAAAATAAAAGATAATAATTTAGCTTATATTTTCAAAATATAAGCTTTTTTGTTTTTTTATCAATTACAAAAATTAACTCTTTATTGATATAATAAATTTAATCAAAGGAGAGATTATGGCCGCTGAGGGTATCATTGTTTTTGGAGTAAATATTATTTTATCAATTGCCTGTATAATTGTGGGGGTTTTGCTTTTTTGGAAAACACCAAAGTTTAATAAGCATTTAGGTTATCATACTAAATTAGCAACAAGCAATAGCGATTTTTATCAATTTGCAAACAAAAATTTTGGAAAAATGATTTTTATATTGGGTATTGTAACATTGACTATCACGATTATTAGTTCAGCTGTTGTTTTTTCTGTGCGAGATTTTTACTATTTATTCTTTATTGTTTTTGCATTATGAGCTATTTCATTTATTAGTATCATAATTTATATTGAAATTATGTTGCGTAAGAGACAAAAGATTATTGGGAATTTTTAAAAAATATTAGAAGTTTAGTGCTTCTAATATTTATTTTTGATTCTTTCATAATTCTTTTTGTTTTTACTGTAGTAAGCTTCTAAAAGATCTTTTTGAGTATAACCTAAAAGTTTTGCTGTTCCTAGTGTAAGAGCTAGAATCTCACCGATAACAAATTTATTGATGTTGTTTGTGGCACTAGAAATAGTTTGAAACAATAAACAAATTTGTTTATTTACATCCCTGCTCATAATTAAAGGGTTAA is a genomic window containing:
- a CDS encoding SdpI family protein, with protein sequence MAAEGIIVFGVNIILSIACIIVGVLLFWKTPKFNKHLGYHTKLATSNSDFYQFANKNFGKMIFILGIVTLTITIISSAVVFSVRDFYYLFFIVFALWAISFISIIIYIEIMLRKRQKIIGNF